In Alkalihalobacillus sp. FSL W8-0930, a single window of DNA contains:
- a CDS encoding pyruvate, water dikinase regulatory protein, whose product MTYRPIVYVVSDSVGETAELVVKAAVSQFSGSGVELRRIPYVEDKGTIEEVICLAAEAKALIAFTLVVPDMKNYLLQRAKEEQVETVDIIGPMLQKVSELTNEKPRYEPGVIYRLDEDYFRKVEAIEFAVKYDDGRDPRGIIRADVVLIGVSRTSKTPLSQYLAHKRLKVANVPLVPEVEPPEELFKISPNKCIGLKISPEKLNSIRTERLKALGLKSEANYANINRIKEELAYSEKVMSRIGCPVVDVSNKAVEETANLISNMFQRK is encoded by the coding sequence ATGACATACCGTCCGATTGTCTACGTAGTATCTGACTCTGTAGGGGAGACAGCAGAGCTTGTTGTGAAGGCTGCTGTCAGTCAGTTTAGTGGATCTGGAGTTGAACTAAGACGCATTCCTTACGTAGAAGACAAAGGTACAATTGAAGAGGTTATTTGTTTAGCGGCAGAAGCAAAAGCACTTATTGCTTTTACTTTGGTTGTGCCGGACATGAAGAACTATTTACTGCAAAGAGCCAAAGAAGAACAAGTCGAAACGGTGGATATCATTGGACCGATGCTACAAAAGGTTTCAGAGCTTACAAATGAGAAGCCTAGATACGAGCCTGGGGTGATTTACCGGTTAGATGAAGATTATTTCCGAAAGGTCGAAGCAATAGAATTTGCAGTTAAATATGATGATGGTCGAGATCCAAGAGGAATCATTCGTGCGGATGTTGTGTTAATTGGTGTATCTCGTACATCTAAAACACCGTTATCCCAATACTTAGCTCACAAGCGTCTAAAGGTTGCAAATGTACCACTTGTGCCTGAGGTTGAACCACCAGAGGAGCTCTTTAAAATCTCTCCAAACAAATGTATTGGACTTAAAATAAGTCCTGAGAAACTAAACAGTATTCGTACGGAACGATTAAAAGCCTTAGGTTTAAAATCAGAAGCCAACTACGCAAACATTAACCGAATTAAAGAAGAACTTGCTTATTCTGAAAAGGTTATGAGTCGCATAGGATGTCCTGTAGTCGATGTATCAAATAAGGCCGTAGAAGAAACCGCTAATTTAATCTCTAATATGTTTCAACGTAAATAA
- a CDS encoding DUF188 domain-containing protein, which produces MDQTKRAIHLYVDADSCPVKDEILTYRFEPDIKIVFVMSYAHMMILPPEVGQVMVDSDKEAVDLYIMNHVTRGDVCVTQDHALASLLLKKGVIALSPRGDRYLEETIEFLLQVRHQSAEKRRRGIRTKGPKPFTAEDRNHFVKELKIILQK; this is translated from the coding sequence ATGGATCAAACAAAGAGGGCAATTCACCTTTATGTTGATGCAGATTCCTGTCCAGTAAAAGATGAGATCTTAACCTATCGATTCGAACCTGATATTAAGATTGTGTTTGTGATGTCTTATGCTCACATGATGATACTTCCTCCTGAAGTAGGCCAAGTCATGGTGGATTCAGACAAAGAAGCTGTAGACCTTTATATCATGAATCATGTGACGCGAGGCGATGTTTGTGTCACTCAGGATCATGCTTTAGCTTCACTTCTGCTTAAAAAAGGAGTGATCGCTTTGTCACCGCGTGGAGATAGATATCTTGAGGAAACCATTGAATTTCTTCTACAGGTTCGACATCAATCTGCAGAAAAACGTAGAAGAGGCATTCGAACGAAGGGTCCAAAACCTTTTACAGCAGAGGATCGTAACCATTTTGTAAAAGAATTAAAGATTATTTTGCAAAAATAG
- the dnaG gene encoding DNA primase, giving the protein MSTRIPEETIEQIRKSSDIVDVISQYVQLKKQGKQYTGLCPFHGEKSPSFSVSPEKQVYHCFGCGAGGNVFTFLREHEGYSFTDSVKHLADLASISLPETVYQSSGSASENRYTQLYKGHEEAAVFYHRVFTLTDEGKPGREYAATREFTKSQIDHFQMGFAPIGWENLSTFLQKKGFKPTDMVEAGLLAEREQSDGVYDRFRSRLMFPIWDAQGRVVGFSGRQVGEGKPKYLNSPETPIFQKNKLLYGLHLARAEIRKSNVAVLFEGAADVVAAWGAGVTNGVATLGTALTPEHAKLLRRNAETVLICYDSDQAGQSAAFRSASVLEQAGCMVSIANMPVDLDPDDYIKTYGAEQFQADVIGNGQTVMAFKMKYLRQEKNLQDEGERMVYIEEVLQELAKLPRAIERDHYLRQIADEFSLSLDVLKEEQYRMYKESKTTYTANENLEKQVVRKPRQLKHKKLLPAYQNAERMLLVHMMNDEELAWRIQERLGSAFNVDEHQALYAYLLAYYGKGNEASPREFLQSIEDPGIVRLASELSAMTVNVDCSDEELEDYVKQIENYPKRVLIEQKEIESKLEQDPISQARLLIEIQQLKRELS; this is encoded by the coding sequence ATGAGTACCCGAATACCTGAGGAAACAATTGAGCAGATTCGTAAATCAAGCGATATTGTAGATGTAATCAGTCAGTATGTACAACTAAAAAAGCAAGGAAAGCAATATACAGGATTGTGCCCGTTCCATGGCGAGAAATCACCATCTTTCTCGGTATCTCCCGAGAAGCAGGTGTATCATTGTTTTGGCTGCGGGGCAGGCGGCAATGTGTTTACCTTTCTTAGAGAGCATGAAGGATATTCATTTACTGATTCTGTGAAACATCTAGCGGACCTTGCAAGTATTTCACTTCCAGAGACTGTGTATCAAAGCAGTGGGTCAGCTTCAGAAAACCGATATACTCAGCTTTATAAAGGACACGAGGAAGCAGCCGTTTTTTATCACAGAGTCTTCACGCTTACTGATGAGGGAAAGCCAGGACGAGAGTATGCTGCAACGAGAGAATTTACGAAGAGTCAGATTGATCACTTCCAGATGGGGTTTGCACCAATAGGCTGGGAAAATCTTTCTACGTTCCTACAGAAAAAAGGGTTTAAACCGACCGACATGGTAGAAGCAGGACTGCTAGCTGAGCGAGAGCAATCCGACGGAGTATACGATCGGTTTAGAAGTAGGCTGATGTTTCCTATATGGGATGCGCAGGGTAGAGTTGTTGGATTTAGTGGAAGACAAGTAGGCGAAGGAAAGCCAAAGTACTTAAACAGTCCAGAAACACCTATCTTTCAAAAAAACAAGCTTCTGTATGGTCTGCATTTAGCAAGAGCAGAGATTCGAAAATCAAATGTAGCTGTTTTATTTGAAGGAGCAGCTGATGTGGTGGCTGCCTGGGGCGCAGGAGTAACCAACGGTGTAGCTACACTCGGTACGGCGCTTACGCCGGAACATGCTAAGCTCCTTAGGCGAAATGCTGAGACCGTATTAATTTGCTATGACTCAGACCAGGCAGGTCAAAGTGCTGCCTTCCGTTCTGCTAGCGTCTTAGAGCAGGCTGGATGTATGGTGAGTATAGCGAACATGCCAGTAGACCTTGATCCCGATGACTACATCAAAACATACGGTGCCGAACAGTTTCAAGCAGATGTAATAGGGAACGGTCAAACAGTGATGGCATTTAAGATGAAGTATCTTCGTCAGGAGAAAAATCTCCAAGATGAAGGAGAACGAATGGTCTATATCGAAGAAGTATTACAAGAGCTTGCAAAGCTTCCTCGAGCTATAGAGCGAGATCATTACTTAAGACAGATTGCTGACGAATTTTCTTTATCGCTAGATGTTCTTAAAGAAGAGCAATATCGGATGTATAAGGAATCTAAGACCACGTATACTGCTAATGAGAATCTTGAAAAACAAGTCGTTCGCAAGCCTAGACAGCTCAAACATAAGAAGTTATTACCGGCTTATCAAAATGCTGAGCGCATGTTACTTGTTCACATGATGAATGATGAGGAGCTTGCTTGGCGAATTCAAGAGCGTTTGGGTTCTGCATTTAATGTGGATGAACATCAAGCTCTTTACGCTTATTTACTTGCTTATTATGGAAAAGGAAATGAGGCAAGCCCAAGAGAGTTCTTGCAGAGTATCGAGGATCCTGGTATCGTGCGACTAGCATCGGAGCTTTCAGCTATGACTGTTAATGTTGATTGTTCTGATGAGGAATTGGAAGATTACGTCAAACAGATTGAGAACTATCCAAAAAGGGTATTAATAGAGCAGAAGGAAATTGAATCGAAGCTTGAACAAGATCCAATTTCACAAGCCAGGTTATTAATAGAAATCCAGCAGCTAAAGAGAGAGCTTTCTTAG
- the rpoD gene encoding RNA polymerase sigma factor RpoD, which produces MADKPLRPVTEGELSIDQVKEQLVEVGKKRGVLTYAEITEKMASFEQDAEQMDEFFEYLGEQGIDLQNESDEGPSSPEAAKEEEFDLNDLSVPPGIKINDPVRMYLKEIGRVQLLSAAEEIELAKRIEQGDEEAKRRLAEANLRLVVSIAKRYVGRGMLFLDLIQEGNMGLIKAVEKFDFQKGFKFSTYATWWIRQAITRAIADQARTIRIPVHMVETINKLIRVQRQLLQDFGREPTPEEVAEEMELTPEKVREILKIAQEPVSLETPIGEEDDSHLGDFIEDQEALAPSDAAAYELLKEQLEDVLDTLTDREENVLRLRFGLDDGRTRTLEEVGKVFGVTRERIRQIEAKALRKLRHPSRSKRLKDFLE; this is translated from the coding sequence ATGGCAGATAAACCACTACGTCCAGTTACGGAAGGTGAATTATCCATCGATCAAGTGAAAGAACAATTAGTGGAGGTAGGCAAAAAGCGTGGAGTTTTAACGTATGCTGAAATCACAGAAAAGATGGCGAGCTTTGAGCAAGATGCTGAACAAATGGATGAGTTTTTCGAGTACCTTGGTGAGCAAGGTATTGATCTACAAAACGAGTCTGATGAAGGTCCAAGTTCTCCTGAAGCAGCCAAAGAAGAAGAGTTTGATCTAAACGATCTTAGCGTGCCTCCTGGCATTAAAATAAATGACCCTGTACGTATGTACTTGAAGGAAATTGGTCGTGTTCAACTCCTATCAGCAGCTGAAGAAATTGAACTCGCTAAACGAATCGAACAAGGTGACGAGGAAGCGAAAAGACGCCTTGCAGAAGCAAACCTTCGTTTAGTTGTTTCCATTGCCAAACGTTATGTTGGTCGAGGAATGCTGTTCTTAGATTTAATTCAAGAAGGAAATATGGGACTTATCAAGGCTGTTGAAAAGTTCGATTTCCAGAAAGGTTTTAAATTTAGTACGTATGCTACGTGGTGGATCCGTCAAGCGATCACTCGTGCAATTGCTGACCAAGCACGTACCATTCGGATTCCTGTTCACATGGTTGAAACCATCAACAAGCTAATCCGAGTTCAAAGACAGCTTTTACAGGACTTTGGTCGTGAACCAACTCCTGAAGAAGTAGCAGAAGAAATGGAGTTAACACCAGAGAAAGTACGTGAAATTCTTAAGATTGCTCAAGAGCCCGTTTCCCTTGAGACACCAATTGGTGAAGAAGATGATTCTCATTTAGGAGATTTCATCGAAGACCAAGAGGCGCTAGCTCCTTCTGATGCTGCTGCATATGAGTTATTAAAAGAGCAGTTGGAAGACGTTCTTGATACGTTAACAGATCGAGAAGAAAATGTTTTACGTCTACGTTTTGGACTTGATGACGGTCGTACAAGAACGCTTGAAGAAGTAGGAAAAGTCTTTGGTGTTACGCGTGAGCGTATCCGTCAAATTGAAGCAAAAGCCCTGCGTAAGCTTCGTCACCCAAGCAGAAGCAAACGTTTAAAGGACTTTTTAGAATAG
- a CDS encoding cytochrome c yields MKGSPLIPFALIALIGIVLMAVMSAYGVFERNALEEEENGTGEQETVEIDDPIAAGEELAQQSCINCHGGDLAGGSVGPAINGLDGDYSVEEISDIIQNGIGSMPPQTQYSPEEADAISEYLLSISE; encoded by the coding sequence ATGAAAGGAAGTCCACTTATACCTTTTGCACTTATTGCTTTAATCGGTATTGTTTTAATGGCAGTGATGTCGGCTTACGGAGTATTTGAACGAAACGCTCTTGAAGAGGAAGAGAACGGGACAGGTGAACAGGAAACGGTCGAAATCGATGATCCAATCGCTGCAGGGGAAGAACTTGCTCAGCAATCCTGTATCAACTGTCATGGTGGTGACTTAGCTGGTGGTTCTGTAGGACCTGCAATTAATGGTCTTGATGGTGACTATTCAGTAGAAGAAATTTCTGATATTATTCAAAACGGAATTGGCTCCATGCCACCACAAACGCAATATAGTCCAGAAGAAGCTGATGCGATTTCTGAGTACTTACTATCGATTTCTGAATAA
- a CDS encoding tRNA (adenine(22)-N(1))-methyltransferase TrmK produces MNEHNLSNRLMAVARYVNHLKSFADIGSDHAYLPSYLCLTNPSIRAVAGEIVEGPFQAARKQVRESNLESRIDVRKGSGLEVINPSEVEGITIAGMGGALIASILEEGKEKLEGVHRLVLQPNNSARSVRIWLLENNWKLVEEDILIENEKFYEILVAEPGNDEERYEDNREKKLMLGPHLIKEPSKVFIEKWAGEQQNWERVLNALKQGKEQESLIERKNQIEMRIKHVQEVLENV; encoded by the coding sequence ATGAATGAACATAACTTATCAAATCGATTAATGGCTGTTGCACGCTATGTGAACCATTTAAAAAGCTTTGCTGATATTGGATCAGATCATGCCTATCTTCCAAGTTATCTTTGTCTTACGAACCCATCTATTCGTGCTGTAGCTGGTGAGATTGTTGAGGGTCCGTTTCAAGCGGCTAGAAAACAAGTAAGAGAATCTAATCTAGAGAGCCGTATTGACGTACGCAAGGGCTCTGGACTTGAAGTGATCAATCCAAGTGAGGTAGAAGGTATAACAATTGCCGGAATGGGAGGAGCGCTAATTGCATCCATTCTTGAAGAAGGAAAAGAGAAGCTAGAGGGTGTTCATCGGCTTGTTCTTCAACCAAATAATTCAGCAAGATCCGTTCGAATTTGGTTGCTTGAGAACAACTGGAAACTAGTTGAGGAAGACATTTTAATAGAGAATGAGAAATTTTATGAAATATTAGTAGCTGAACCTGGTAATGATGAAGAGAGATATGAGGATAACCGTGAGAAGAAGCTTATGCTTGGTCCCCATCTGATTAAAGAACCTAGTAAGGTTTTTATAGAAAAGTGGGCGGGTGAACAACAAAATTGGGAACGCGTGTTAAACGCCCTAAAGCAGGGTAAAGAACAAGAGTCTCTTATTGAGAGAAAAAATCAAATTGAGATGAGAATCAAACATGTACAGGAGGTCTTAGAAAATGTCTAA
- a CDS encoding Nif3-like dinuclear metal center hexameric protein — protein MSNAPTGHEVIRIFEEWSPPSLAVEGDRIGLMVGNLDNQVNRILTALDVTEAVLDEAIKERADFILAHHPLLFRPLKTIDLQTSHGRIIHKALSHGITIYAAHTNLDIARGGVNDMLSDALSLTNLEVLAETYAEELKKLVVYVPRTHADSLREALGEAGAGHIGAYSHCSYSSDGTGSFKPLKESNPYIGQSNVQEYVEETKIETIVRATQLTTVVDAMKKAHPYEEVAYDLYALEQKGETYGLGRIGELSKQMKLSELAEVVKKAFDVPTLRLIGDPNKKVSRVAVLGGDGNKYVQTAMRKGADVFITGDIYYHTAVDAIEDGFSLLDPGHNIEKVMKKGVAQKLNQLLAESGYTIESMPSEVNTDPYQYI, from the coding sequence ATGTCTAATGCTCCAACAGGCCATGAAGTGATACGGATTTTTGAAGAATGGTCCCCACCATCATTAGCTGTAGAAGGGGATCGCATCGGATTAATGGTAGGAAACCTTGATAATCAAGTAAACCGAATCTTAACGGCACTTGACGTAACAGAAGCTGTTCTTGACGAGGCCATCAAAGAGCGGGCTGACTTTATTCTTGCTCATCACCCGTTATTATTCCGCCCTCTAAAAACCATTGATTTGCAAACTTCTCATGGACGAATCATCCATAAAGCACTGTCACATGGGATCACTATTTACGCGGCTCACACGAATCTAGATATTGCTCGTGGGGGAGTGAATGACATGCTTAGTGATGCATTATCATTAACCAATCTAGAAGTGCTCGCAGAAACATACGCTGAGGAGCTTAAAAAGCTTGTTGTATACGTTCCGAGAACGCATGCAGATTCACTTCGGGAGGCTCTAGGAGAAGCTGGAGCTGGACATATAGGGGCGTATAGTCATTGCTCGTACAGCTCAGACGGAACCGGATCGTTTAAACCTCTTAAAGAATCGAATCCATACATAGGTCAAAGTAATGTACAAGAATATGTAGAGGAAACAAAGATTGAAACTATTGTTCGTGCGACTCAGCTTACAACCGTAGTTGATGCTATGAAAAAGGCACATCCTTATGAGGAGGTAGCCTACGATCTCTATGCACTTGAGCAAAAGGGAGAAACCTATGGTCTTGGACGTATTGGAGAGCTTTCTAAGCAAATGAAGCTAAGCGAGCTGGCTGAGGTAGTTAAAAAGGCGTTTGACGTACCGACCCTACGTTTGATAGGAGATCCTAATAAGAAAGTATCTCGTGTAGCTGTACTTGGTGGGGATGGGAATAAGTACGTCCAAACAGCAATGAGAAAGGGAGCAGATGTCTTTATCACTGGAGATATCTATTACCATACAGCGGTCGATGCAATAGAAGACGGTTTTTCACTTTTAGACCCAGGACATAATATCGAGAAGGTTATGAAAAAAGGCGTCGCACAGAAGCTCAATCAGCTTTTAGCGGAGTCGGGTTATACAATCGAATCCATGCCATCAGAAGTAAACACAGATCCATACCAATATATATAA
- a CDS encoding 4-hydroxy-3-methylbut-2-enyl diphosphate reductase, whose product MNVKKISPRGYCYGVVDAMVLARQAAQNLDLPRPVYILGQIVHNQHVTDAFETDGIISLDGPNRLDILKDIDKGTVIFTAHGVSPEVRTLAKEKGLTVVDATCPDVTRTHDLIRDKHSEGYQFIYAGKKGHPEPEGAIGVAPDAVHLVENTEDVENLNLTTEKIIITNQTTMSQWDVSDIMKRAMELYPHAEIHNEICLATQVRQEAVAEQAKECDLVVVVGDPKSNNSNRLAQVSEQIAGTTAYRIGDITELDLEWLKGVEVVGVTSGASTPTPITKEVINYLTQFDQNDPATWPLTRTVNLEKLLPKVKVK is encoded by the coding sequence ATGAATGTAAAAAAGATCTCACCACGCGGTTATTGCTATGGCGTTGTAGACGCAATGGTTTTAGCGAGACAAGCAGCGCAGAACCTAGATCTACCACGTCCGGTTTATATACTTGGACAAATTGTTCATAATCAGCACGTTACAGATGCCTTTGAAACAGATGGCATTATCTCTTTAGATGGACCTAACCGTCTTGATATCTTAAAAGATATTGATAAAGGAACGGTTATTTTTACTGCACACGGTGTCTCACCTGAGGTTCGTACTCTTGCAAAAGAAAAAGGGTTAACCGTTGTTGATGCAACATGCCCTGACGTGACAAGAACACATGATTTAATTAGGGACAAGCATAGCGAAGGCTATCAGTTCATCTATGCCGGTAAAAAGGGGCACCCTGAACCTGAGGGAGCTATTGGTGTAGCGCCAGACGCTGTACACCTTGTTGAGAATACTGAGGACGTTGAAAACCTTAACTTAACAACAGAGAAGATTATTATTACGAATCAAACAACGATGAGTCAGTGGGACGTTTCAGATATTATGAAACGTGCAATGGAGCTTTATCCGCATGCAGAAATTCATAATGAAATTTGCCTAGCTACTCAAGTTCGTCAAGAAGCCGTTGCGGAACAAGCAAAAGAATGTGACCTAGTTGTGGTTGTCGGAGATCCAAAAAGTAATAACTCTAACCGATTGGCTCAAGTTTCTGAGCAGATCGCAGGAACAACCGCTTATCGAATTGGTGACATTACAGAGCTCGATCTAGAGTGGTTAAAAGGAGTTGAAGTGGTTGGAGTGACATCTGGAGCTTCAACACCAACACCGATCACAAAAGAGGTCATCAATTACCTTACTCAATTTGATCAGAATGATCCAGCCACTTGGCCGCTTACACGCACAGTGAATCTTGAGAAGCTTTTACCTAAAGTAAAAGTCAAATAA
- a CDS encoding CarD family transcriptional regulator, which produces MFKVGDHVVYPYHGAGTIRDIEEKDVLGETHSYFVLHFPLVDVKLMLPESKIDNSGLRKIIEQDELDNVIEALKNGPELPPSTSHFSKETENLLKSGSIFDAAHLISSLSKKQAGRSNGLHIQDRNHLQKAKQMIASELVLVNNMSEEQAYEFIDNNLLELS; this is translated from the coding sequence ATGTTTAAAGTCGGTGATCATGTTGTTTATCCTTATCATGGGGCTGGAACAATACGAGACATTGAAGAGAAAGACGTTTTAGGTGAAACCCACTCTTATTTTGTTCTTCATTTCCCACTAGTAGATGTGAAATTAATGCTCCCTGAGAGTAAAATTGATAATTCAGGCTTGCGCAAGATTATTGAGCAAGATGAATTAGACAATGTAATTGAAGCATTGAAAAACGGACCTGAGCTTCCACCTTCTACTAGCCACTTTTCGAAAGAAACGGAAAATCTGTTAAAGAGCGGTAGTATCTTTGATGCAGCTCATCTCATTTCTTCCCTTTCAAAGAAACAGGCTGGTCGTTCAAACGGTCTTCATATACAAGATCGAAACCACCTTCAAAAGGCAAAACAGATGATTGCGAGTGAACTTGTTCTCGTAAATAATATGTCTGAAGAACAGGCATATGAGTTTATTGATAACAATTTGCTTGAATTGTCATAA
- the vrrA gene encoding VrrA/YqfQ family protein — MQRIFGPPAGPTPIQPLARSPFMFGPGPGPSAGMVPPSAFFGGPGAQAASGFMQGAGGRVGLLARLFGGGGGASAVSGAAFPTAGASGGSFLSGINFTSILQNTQRIMGITQQVMPMVQQYGPIIRNAPALWRIMRSQPSSDAEELTSEPTAQTIPIQNEQETFDAPETMPPVTSAPPVSVPIQPQLATIQSVARPISGPPGPKLYV, encoded by the coding sequence ATGCAACGAATATTTGGACCCCCAGCTGGTCCAACACCAATTCAACCGTTAGCCAGAAGTCCTTTTATGTTTGGACCAGGACCCGGACCTAGTGCAGGGATGGTTCCTCCATCTGCCTTTTTTGGTGGTCCAGGAGCCCAAGCAGCATCCGGTTTCATGCAAGGTGCAGGAGGAAGAGTTGGTTTACTTGCTAGACTATTTGGTGGTGGCGGTGGGGCGAGTGCAGTGAGCGGAGCGGCATTCCCGACAGCAGGTGCCAGTGGCGGGAGCTTTCTATCCGGTATTAATTTCACTTCAATCCTCCAAAACACACAACGTATCATGGGAATTACTCAACAGGTAATGCCAATGGTACAGCAATATGGACCGATCATTCGCAATGCTCCAGCATTATGGAGGATTATGCGCAGTCAACCAAGCTCAGATGCGGAAGAGCTTACAAGCGAACCAACTGCACAAACCATTCCCATTCAAAATGAACAAGAGACGTTTGACGCTCCAGAAACGATGCCTCCTGTGACATCAGCGCCACCGGTTAGCGTACCCATCCAACCCCAATTGGCAACGATTCAGTCTGTTGCAAGACCAATTAGTGGCCCACCAGGCCCTAAGTTATATGTTTGA
- a CDS encoding DEAD/DEAH box helicase, with amino-acid sequence MISENFKRFGLQPFLLEALDAQGLKKPTEIQERLIPAIINGKDVIGQSQTGTGKTLSFLLPILQVIKPEQQEVQAIITAPTRELATQLFDELKLLLEHVSEEQPIVSQLLVGGTDKSRAVDRLKNQPHIVVGTAGRIADLINDQALKAYTATILVVDEADQMLDMGFIDDVDRTASRMAEELQMLVFSATIPEKLQPFLKKYMNDPRHVKVEPEQATATLIEHKLLPLKHRDRLKVVVEVAESINPFLAVIFTNTKDEADEVSQALLDAGLNAERIHGGLQPRERKQIMKQVRDMKVQYLVATDLAARGIDIKGITHVINYNLPKDLDFYVHRTGRTARAGMSGDAITLYAQTDQQAIERLVKKGITFTYVDLKKGEWIKLEKPPLGLGRSQHRKSDSSGSKKAVAKPKKVKPAYKKKARYRAAKEEQRQRRIKGRSKG; translated from the coding sequence ATGATTTCAGAGAATTTCAAACGGTTTGGCCTTCAACCGTTTTTATTAGAAGCACTTGATGCACAAGGCTTAAAGAAGCCTACGGAAATACAGGAACGACTGATTCCTGCAATTATTAATGGCAAGGATGTCATTGGTCAATCGCAAACAGGAACAGGAAAAACATTGTCGTTCTTGCTTCCGATCTTACAAGTGATTAAACCAGAGCAACAGGAAGTACAAGCCATTATTACGGCACCAACTAGAGAACTTGCCACTCAATTATTTGATGAGCTTAAGTTGCTTCTTGAGCACGTCTCAGAGGAGCAGCCAATTGTAAGTCAATTACTTGTTGGTGGAACAGATAAAAGTCGTGCTGTTGATCGCTTGAAAAACCAGCCGCATATTGTTGTAGGTACAGCCGGAAGAATTGCGGATCTTATCAACGATCAAGCGTTAAAAGCATATACTGCAACCATTTTAGTTGTAGATGAAGCAGATCAAATGCTTGATATGGGCTTTATTGATGATGTGGACCGTACGGCGTCTCGAATGGCCGAGGAGCTTCAAATGCTTGTCTTTTCAGCGACCATTCCGGAGAAGCTGCAACCATTCTTAAAGAAATACATGAATGACCCAAGACATGTGAAGGTTGAGCCTGAGCAAGCAACGGCAACACTCATTGAACACAAGCTTCTTCCTCTAAAACACCGTGATCGTCTAAAGGTAGTAGTGGAAGTTGCCGAGTCCATTAATCCATTCCTTGCTGTTATTTTCACAAACACAAAAGATGAGGCAGATGAAGTTTCACAGGCCTTACTTGATGCTGGTTTAAACGCTGAGAGAATCCATGGTGGTCTTCAGCCGAGAGAACGTAAACAAATTATGAAGCAAGTGCGTGATATGAAGGTACAATATCTTGTAGCAACAGATCTTGCGGCAAGAGGAATTGACATTAAAGGAATTACTCATGTCATCAACTATAACCTGCCAAAGGACTTAGACTTCTACGTTCATCGTACAGGTCGTACAGCGCGCGCAGGGATGAGTGGTGACGCCATTACATTATATGCTCAAACGGATCAGCAAGCGATTGAGCGTTTAGTGAAAAAAGGAATTACCTTTACGTATGTTGACCTGAAAAAAGGTGAGTGGATTAAGCTTGAGAAGCCGCCACTTGGTCTTGGACGTTCACAACATCGTAAGTCAGATTCATCTGGATCAAAAAAAGCGGTAGCAAAACCGAAAAAAGTAAAGCCTGCATATAAGAAAAAAGCAAGATATCGTGCAGCAAAAGAAGAACAAAGACAACGCAGAATTAAGGGACGTTCAAAAGGATAA